In a genomic window of uncultured Flavobacterium sp.:
- a CDS encoding relaxase/mobilization nuclease domain-containing protein yields MVAVINTGHSIRGIIIYNENKVSQGAAVCIGEGNYPIDIEKMSESFKLGVFLKQLQLNENVKRSAVHISLNFDRSDKDLSKEKLMQIASSYMDKIGFGAQPYLVYQHHDAGHPHLHIAAINVRADGSRINMHNIGRNQSETARKELEISFNLVRADSRKKQSPALINAIDAEKIKYGAIDSKRAISSILNAVIPHYKYTTLGELNAVLNLYNVKAERGKENSKMFQNKGLIYQILDKNKKTVGVPIKASSFYSKPTLSRLEINFAASKTSRMINMKRTRNAVDLLLLKYPNITLWQLETRLANQGITAVVRKNEQGLIYGMTYIDHNTKCVFNGSSLGPEYAAKGLLQRLGHSSHSEKQYTVPDGTAQKHGSFISAGEVQRIIDDVLYAGTPSDYVPKQLKNKRKKRRRKGQSDNN; encoded by the coding sequence ATGGTTGCAGTCATAAACACAGGACATTCTATAAGAGGTATCATCATCTATAATGAGAATAAAGTTTCCCAGGGTGCAGCTGTGTGCATCGGCGAGGGAAATTATCCCATCGATATTGAAAAAATGTCAGAATCTTTTAAGCTCGGCGTATTTTTAAAACAGCTCCAACTCAATGAAAATGTCAAGCGCAGCGCAGTGCACATCTCGCTGAATTTCGACCGTTCGGACAAGGATTTATCAAAAGAGAAACTCATGCAGATTGCCTCTTCTTATATGGATAAAATTGGATTCGGCGCACAGCCTTATCTGGTCTACCAACACCACGATGCGGGACATCCACACCTGCATATCGCGGCCATAAATGTGAGGGCAGACGGATCCAGGATTAACATGCACAATATTGGAAGAAACCAGTCCGAAACGGCTCGCAAAGAATTGGAGATTTCTTTTAATCTGGTGCGGGCGGACTCGAGAAAAAAGCAGAGTCCCGCGCTTATTAATGCCATTGATGCAGAAAAAATAAAATATGGGGCAATAGATTCCAAGAGAGCCATTAGCAGTATACTCAATGCAGTTATTCCGCACTACAAATACACAACGCTGGGTGAGCTGAACGCAGTATTGAACCTCTATAACGTGAAGGCGGAAAGGGGAAAGGAAAATTCAAAAATGTTTCAGAATAAAGGGCTGATCTACCAGATTCTAGATAAGAACAAAAAGACTGTCGGGGTTCCCATAAAGGCCAGCAGTTTTTATTCCAAGCCTACCCTTTCCCGGCTTGAAATTAATTTTGCCGCCTCCAAAACTTCTCGCATGATAAACATGAAAAGAACACGAAATGCGGTGGATCTGCTCCTTTTGAAATACCCAAACATTACGCTCTGGCAGCTTGAAACGCGGCTGGCTAACCAGGGCATTACGGCAGTTGTCAGAAAAAATGAACAAGGACTAATATACGGCATGACATACATAGATCATAACACCAAATGCGTTTTCAACGGAAGCAGTCTCGGACCTGAATATGCAGCCAAAGGGCTCCTGCAACGTCTGGGCCATTCCTCTCATTCTGAGAAGCAGTATACAGTTCCTGATGGTACCGCTCAGAAGCACGGCTCTTTTATTTCCGCAGGGGAAGTGCAGCGGATAATTGATGATGTGCTTTACGCCGGAACGCCTTCAGATTATGTTCCCAAACAGCTTAAAAACAAGCGAAAAAAAAGAAGGAGAAAAGGACAGTCAGATAATAATTAA
- a CDS encoding plasmid mobilization relaxosome protein MobC, with protein MEEKNSSRNRWLHIRLTKEEFDFIDQNFKASACRKRSDFVRRNLLKKPIVMRYRNESLDMLLQELTQLRTQLNFMGNNFNQSVKKLHTLFEISDLRVWILSFDSDRNKYFSLVEEIKKSIENLAQKWLQS; from the coding sequence ATGGAAGAAAAAAACAGCAGCAGAAACAGATGGCTGCACATCCGGCTGACCAAAGAAGAATTTGATTTTATTGATCAGAATTTCAAAGCATCAGCCTGCCGCAAACGCAGTGATTTCGTGCGCAGAAATCTGCTGAAAAAACCCATTGTTATGAGGTATAGAAATGAGTCGCTGGATATGCTGCTGCAGGAACTTACCCAGCTTCGCACACAGCTGAATTTCATGGGAAATAATTTCAATCAGAGCGTTAAAAAACTCCATACCCTTTTTGAAATTTCGGATTTAAGAGTCTGGATTCTATCTTTTGATTCCGACAGGAATAAATATTTTTCGTTGGTTGAAGAAATAAAAAAAAGCATTGAAAATCTCGCCCAAAAATGGTTGCAGTCATAA
- a CDS encoding SusC/RagA family TonB-linked outer membrane protein — translation MNYFSFYKGGKVLYGLIFTGILLTFSTVYSRNFRNSEILPYQRHLVQGIVNDGSSPLPGVTVTLKSNKNLAVITDYNGHYSLEASPKDTLIVSFIGFKTSLVPINGRTAIDIRLQFDATDLQEVRINAGYYSVKESERTGSISRITSKDIESQPVTNVLAAMQGRMAGVSITQTTGVPGGGFDIKIRGQNSLRSDANSPLYIIDGVPISSEPIGSSYTGTTFPTLVSPINSINPDAIESIEVLKDADATSIYGSRGANGVVLITTRKGKAGKTKFNVSASTGTGRVTKFLNLMNTDQYLAVRRQAFINDGRTAYGATDYDINGIWDQNRYTDWQKELIGGTSLINDLQASVSGGSNNTQFLLNGSYHTETTVFPGQFRYKKGGSNFSLNHKSEDEKFLLNFSAGFNSQDNNLPSYDFTSDARNLPPNAPALYTTDGNLNWENNTWQNPLRNLNTKAESAVNDLTGNAVLSYALTGELSVKGNFGFTYLDNTETRIVPSTIYNPAFNVGPSQSSIFTNDVNRSSWIVEPQINWIKQLKNAKIDVLVGSTFQSQRGTKISNFGSGFTSNSLIYNLAAAKTVRVLLDEETLYKYQAFFGRINFNYQQKYIANLTARRDGSSRFGPGNQFANFGALGFAWLFSNEKFLQNSRYLSFGKIRGSYGTTGNDQIGDYQFFDTYSVNGVLYNGISGLSPTRLFNSDFGWETNKKLEAALELGFFKDRIFTTVEWYQNKSSNQLVGIPLPGTTGFSSMQANLDAVVQNRGFEFTVRTVNFNSGNFNWTTSFNLTVAKNKLLSFPNLASSTYSQQYRVGQPLNIQLLYKFNGVNPQTGIYQFEDLNKDGLLTAAEDRQIIVDLNPKFYGGLQNRLAYKGVSLDFLFQFVSKDSKAYSMSSAGTMSNKHVRLLDSWSSQGDTGPYQIYTAGFNSSAVTANSLFNQSTASITDASFIRLKNIALSYKLPLSLNDTQCTIMLQGQNLLTFTRYDDGDPEFTTYGYLPPLKVITAGIQLTF, via the coding sequence ATGAATTATTTTTCATTTTACAAGGGTGGAAAGGTCCTTTATGGCCTTATTTTTACAGGCATTTTATTGACTTTTTCCACCGTCTATTCCAGAAATTTTCGAAATTCCGAAATACTCCCTTACCAGCGCCATCTGGTTCAGGGTATCGTAAATGACGGCTCTTCTCCTCTGCCCGGAGTTACGGTCACTTTAAAAAGCAATAAAAATTTAGCCGTAATTACAGATTACAATGGCCATTATTCCCTTGAAGCTTCCCCCAAGGATACACTAATTGTATCTTTTATAGGATTCAAAACTTCCCTTGTTCCTATAAACGGCAGGACTGCTATTGATATCCGTCTGCAGTTTGATGCTACTGACCTTCAGGAAGTGCGGATCAACGCCGGATATTATTCCGTAAAGGAAAGCGAACGCACAGGAAGCATCTCACGAATCACATCTAAAGATATTGAAAGCCAGCCTGTCACTAATGTGCTGGCCGCAATGCAGGGTCGTATGGCAGGAGTCAGTATCACGCAGACTACAGGCGTGCCTGGCGGAGGTTTTGATATCAAAATACGGGGACAAAACAGCCTCAGATCTGACGCCAATTCACCGCTGTACATCATTGACGGTGTGCCTATCTCTTCAGAGCCGATCGGCTCCTCTTATACAGGGACAACATTTCCAACTCTAGTCAGCCCTATCAATAGCATTAATCCGGATGCAATCGAAAGCATTGAAGTGCTCAAGGATGCTGATGCAACATCTATATACGGTTCAAGAGGAGCAAATGGTGTGGTATTGATTACCACCAGAAAAGGAAAAGCAGGAAAAACAAAATTTAATGTTTCTGCTTCCACAGGAACCGGCAGGGTAACTAAATTTCTTAACCTTATGAATACCGATCAGTACTTGGCTGTCCGCAGGCAGGCCTTTATAAATGATGGCAGAACTGCATATGGTGCTACAGATTACGACATTAACGGCATTTGGGACCAGAACCGCTATACTGACTGGCAGAAAGAACTTATAGGAGGTACTTCATTGATCAATGATTTGCAGGCATCAGTGTCAGGCGGTTCAAACAATACCCAATTTCTATTAAATGGCTCTTATCATACAGAAACAACCGTTTTTCCCGGTCAGTTTCGATATAAAAAGGGCGGAAGCAATTTTAGTTTGAACCACAAATCCGAAGATGAAAAGTTTTTACTTAACTTCTCTGCGGGATTCAATTCCCAGGATAACAACCTGCCTTCTTACGATTTTACAAGCGATGCCAGAAATCTTCCTCCAAATGCTCCCGCCCTTTATACTACGGACGGAAATCTTAACTGGGAGAACAATACTTGGCAGAACCCGCTTAGAAATCTAAACACAAAAGCAGAATCTGCTGTTAATGATCTTACAGGAAATGCCGTTCTTTCTTATGCTCTAACAGGAGAGCTTTCAGTCAAAGGAAACTTCGGATTCACTTATCTTGACAATACCGAAACTAGAATTGTTCCATCCACTATATATAATCCCGCATTTAATGTCGGACCTTCACAATCTTCTATTTTTACGAATGATGTAAATAGATCTTCATGGATTGTAGAACCGCAGATAAACTGGATTAAGCAGCTGAAGAATGCTAAAATTGATGTACTTGTTGGTTCTACTTTTCAAAGCCAGCGCGGTACAAAAATATCCAATTTTGGATCAGGCTTCACTTCCAACAGCCTTATATACAACTTGGCAGCAGCGAAAACGGTAAGGGTACTGCTGGATGAGGAAACACTGTATAAATATCAGGCTTTCTTTGGACGAATTAACTTTAATTATCAACAGAAATATATCGCAAACCTTACCGCTAGACGCGACGGTTCAAGCAGATTTGGACCAGGCAACCAGTTTGCGAATTTCGGGGCATTGGGATTTGCGTGGCTGTTTTCTAACGAAAAATTTCTCCAGAATTCGAGGTACCTTAGTTTTGGAAAAATACGAGGCAGTTACGGTACCACCGGGAATGATCAGATTGGCGATTATCAGTTTTTCGACACTTATTCTGTCAATGGAGTACTATATAACGGAATTTCCGGCCTATCGCCGACAAGGCTCTTTAACTCCGATTTTGGATGGGAGACAAATAAAAAACTGGAAGCCGCGCTTGAATTAGGTTTCTTCAAAGACCGCATTTTCACAACCGTGGAATGGTATCAGAACAAATCTTCCAATCAGCTGGTCGGTATTCCGCTTCCCGGAACAACCGGTTTTTCATCCATGCAGGCCAATCTGGATGCGGTCGTACAAAACAGGGGATTTGAATTTACGGTGCGAACCGTCAATTTTAACAGCGGAAATTTTAACTGGACCACCAGCTTTAATTTAACTGTTGCTAAAAATAAACTCCTTTCTTTTCCTAATCTTGCAAGTTCAACCTACAGCCAGCAGTACAGGGTCGGTCAGCCGCTTAATATACAGCTGTTATACAAATTTAACGGAGTCAACCCGCAGACGGGAATCTATCAGTTTGAAGACCTCAATAAGGATGGGCTTTTGACAGCTGCTGAGGATAGGCAGATAATTGTAGATTTGAATCCTAAATTTTATGGTGGCCTTCAAAACAGGCTAGCTTATAAGGGTGTGTCGCTGGATTTCCTCTTCCAGTTTGTAAGCAAGGACAGCAAAGCCTATTCCATGTCGTCAGCTGGAACAATGTCCAACAAACATGTCAGGCTTTTGGATAGCTGGTCTTCGCAGGGGGATACTGGTCCATATCAGATCTATACAGCAGGATTTAACAGTTCGGCAGTAACCGCAAACAGCCTGTTCAACCAGAGCACTGCCTCTATTACCGACGCTTCCTTTATAAGACTTAAAAACATTGCCCTTTCTTATAAACTCCCTTTGAGCCTTAATGATACGCAATGCACGATAATGCTTCAGGGGCAAAATCTGCTGACTTTTACCAGATATGATGACGGCGATCCTGAATTTACAACCTATGGCTACCTGCCTCCGCTAAAAGTAATTACGGCAGGAATTCAATTAACTTTTTAA
- a CDS encoding prolyl oligopeptidase family serine peptidase — protein MLTRYFYRKLYACRALFLPFLVLFFILPLVACPLWGQVVQKKNLTPDSYAQWGNVELENISPDQKWASFRMRYKNGSDTLLVRNVSNLKTFNFPAAKNSVFSSGGMFFCQTGKDLIILDLSNGRKEIIKEISNFDYYEKNEKLVILSAFENKNRTLTIRSLKTGKERKITNIDQFSLNKEKGMLAYSTFSEGKSALSIASLQKDKTFEVAEGTLPFSNLSWQKNGRSLAFTTGNDPKHPQAIYHFIASEKKLHEFKFMPNSNLIINADTAFDSESPIIISDDLHRLFFSTFSFNPKSDKNESKNVELWGSADKRTYIQQQNADRVKKGRVAVWTPVINKAVYITSSYLPDLILSGDMRYAVLSNPADYEPQFKYTAPRDFYVMDLQNFEKKLILKNIAPEPHSFIASPAGKYFAYFKDGDWWTYNFNTGIHKNITAKIGIKFTTKEQSLVPESVCGSPGWTKNDTEILLYDQFDVWAVSPEGNSFKRLTRGRESNIVFRIAKSYDKPRFNHLFEGQMLDSFNLDKDLILSARGNDEKTGFYRWNKKYGEKSIIFKNALFDQIIYSDTKKNIFFREQKFDMSPRLAFINNSSLPQYFFKSNPQQDKYFWGRSELIEYQNSKGIKLKGVLYYPAEYNALKKYPMIVNIYERKSFELHQYHNPTYYLEGGFNPSVFTSEGYFVLQPDISLEFQNPGIAATDCVISAVKKVIELNVADEKHVGLMGHSFGGYESSFIITQTDLFAAAIASGAITDLVSFYYTINKGNGRPDMWRFKNEEWNMGGTPYEIPKAYYDNSPINFVQNVQTPVLLWSGKNDYQVDTHQSLEFFLALRRAGKKSLMLLYPDEGHALINPEIQKDLSLRTLQWFDHFLKENKKSDWINQSLNNGRN, from the coding sequence ATGCTTACAAGATATTTTTACCGAAAATTATACGCCTGCAGGGCATTGTTTTTACCTTTTTTAGTTTTGTTTTTTATTTTGCCGTTAGTAGCCTGTCCTTTATGGGGACAGGTGGTGCAAAAAAAGAACCTGACGCCTGATTCTTATGCGCAATGGGGTAATGTTGAACTAGAAAATATATCGCCTGACCAGAAATGGGCAAGCTTTAGAATGAGATACAAAAATGGCTCAGATACGCTGTTGGTGCGAAATGTCTCCAATCTTAAAACCTTCAATTTTCCTGCTGCCAAAAACAGCGTTTTCTCTTCTGGCGGGATGTTTTTCTGCCAGACTGGAAAAGATCTGATCATACTAGACCTTTCAAATGGCAGAAAAGAAATCATTAAAGAAATAAGTAATTTTGACTATTATGAAAAAAACGAAAAGCTCGTTATTCTATCTGCCTTCGAAAATAAAAACCGCACACTTACAATCCGATCATTAAAGACTGGAAAGGAAAGGAAAATCACCAATATTGACCAGTTCTCACTTAATAAAGAAAAGGGTATGCTGGCATACAGCACATTTTCAGAAGGCAAAAGTGCCCTTTCAATTGCCAGCTTGCAGAAAGACAAAACTTTTGAAGTTGCTGAAGGCACTCTCCCTTTCTCCAACCTCAGCTGGCAGAAAAATGGACGCTCACTAGCTTTTACGACAGGAAATGATCCGAAGCATCCTCAAGCTATTTATCATTTTATTGCATCTGAAAAAAAACTTCATGAGTTTAAATTCATGCCTAACAGTAATTTGATTATTAATGCAGATACAGCATTTGACTCAGAAAGTCCAATTATAATATCGGACGATCTACATCGGCTGTTTTTCTCTACTTTTTCTTTTAATCCGAAATCAGACAAAAATGAATCAAAAAATGTTGAGCTGTGGGGTTCAGCTGATAAAAGAACTTATATTCAGCAGCAGAATGCAGACAGAGTAAAAAAAGGAAGAGTTGCAGTCTGGACTCCGGTTATAAATAAAGCTGTATATATCACATCATCTTATCTTCCTGATCTAATTTTAAGCGGTGATATGAGATATGCTGTTTTATCAAATCCAGCAGATTATGAGCCTCAGTTCAAATACACAGCGCCAAGAGATTTTTACGTAATGGATCTGCAGAATTTTGAGAAAAAATTAATCCTTAAGAACATCGCGCCTGAGCCTCATAGTTTTATTGCATCACCTGCAGGCAAATACTTTGCTTATTTTAAAGATGGTGACTGGTGGACTTATAATTTTAATACTGGGATTCATAAAAATATCACCGCTAAAATCGGTATTAAGTTCACAACCAAAGAGCAGTCTCTGGTGCCTGAATCAGTCTGCGGCAGTCCAGGATGGACCAAAAATGATACGGAAATACTGCTGTATGACCAGTTTGATGTCTGGGCAGTAAGTCCTGAAGGAAATTCTTTTAAGAGACTTACCAGAGGAAGGGAATCAAATATTGTATTTAGAATAGCAAAATCATATGATAAGCCTCGTTTTAATCATTTATTTGAAGGACAGATGCTAGACTCCTTTAACCTTGATAAGGATTTGATTCTGAGCGCAAGAGGAAACGATGAAAAGACCGGATTCTACAGATGGAATAAAAAATATGGAGAAAAATCCATCATTTTTAAAAACGCTTTATTTGACCAGATTATTTACAGCGACACAAAGAAAAACATTTTCTTTAGGGAGCAGAAATTTGATATGTCTCCTAGATTGGCGTTCATAAATAATTCCTCACTTCCCCAATACTTTTTTAAAAGTAATCCACAGCAGGACAAATATTTTTGGGGCAGGTCGGAGCTTATTGAATATCAAAATTCCAAAGGAATAAAATTAAAAGGAGTATTATATTACCCCGCAGAATATAATGCTCTAAAAAAATATCCGATGATTGTGAATATCTATGAGCGCAAGTCATTTGAACTTCATCAGTACCACAATCCAACTTATTATTTGGAAGGTGGATTTAATCCGTCTGTATTTACATCTGAAGGCTATTTTGTATTGCAGCCTGATATCAGTCTCGAATTTCAAAATCCAGGAATTGCTGCAACTGACTGCGTGATTAGTGCGGTTAAAAAAGTTATAGAATTAAATGTCGCAGATGAAAAACATGTCGGACTAATGGGACATTCTTTCGGCGGTTACGAATCTTCGTTCATAATAACACAGACTGATTTATTTGCGGCGGCTATAGCAAGTGGCGCCATTACAGATTTGGTCTCCTTCTATTACACTATAAATAAAGGCAATGGCAGACCGGATATGTGGCGGTTCAAAAATGAAGAATGGAATATGGGCGGCACGCCTTATGAAATACCTAAAGCTTATTATGATAATTCGCCTATCAATTTTGTACAGAATGTACAGACTCCTGTTCTCTTATGGAGCGGTAAAAATGATTATCAGGTGGACACGCATCAGAGTTTAGAATTCTTTCTTGCCCTTCGTCGTGCAGGTAAAAAAAGCCTAATGCTTTTATATCCTGATGAGGGGCATGCTTTGATAAATCCAGAAATACAGAAAGACCTGTCCTTAAGGACACTGCAATGGTTTGACCACTTTTTAAAAGAAAATAAAAAAAGTGACTGGATCAATCAAAGTTTAAATAATGGGAGAAATTAA
- a CDS encoding RagB/SusD family nutrient uptake outer membrane protein — MKTKFLFASRSLIFMILLVAVSCDSFVEVDLPKSQLTTESVFENYNTAEAALTDIYSKIRDRGMLTGDGIGISNHLACYSDEMISNESVSNPSFSFYANALLPTNTIVADYWNSAYNQIYAANSIISGCEHSLSLTQAQRNQLTGEALFIRSLEHFYLLNIFGSVPYVSGTDYKTNSKISKMDSEQMYGKIITDLETAVDLLPESYIASPRIRPNKYAAKALLSRIYLFSGKFPEASNAASAVINNQSLYAVENINSTFLLNSKETLWQLHSGTAGKNTADGAYFIFTAGPPQFVWMSSSLYNSFTDGDLRRTYWTKEVKDASGTWHHPYKYKENFDTSVSKEYTVVLRLSEQFLVRSEARVMQGDLIGAKEDLNKIRKRAGLPDTQAQTQSEILDAVLEERKHELFTEYGHRFFDLKRNGKLNSALGNIKAGWNATDQFFPIPEAEINANPNLKPQNPGY, encoded by the coding sequence ATGAAAACAAAATTTTTATTTGCATCCCGATCTTTAATATTTATGATTCTGCTAGTCGCTGTTTCCTGCGATTCTTTTGTGGAAGTAGATCTGCCAAAATCACAATTAACCACAGAATCTGTTTTTGAAAATTATAACACTGCCGAAGCGGCTCTTACCGATATTTATTCAAAAATAAGAGACAGGGGAATGCTAACAGGTGATGGCATTGGAATATCAAATCATCTTGCCTGCTATTCCGATGAGATGATAAGCAATGAGAGTGTGTCAAATCCAAGTTTCAGCTTTTACGCTAATGCACTCCTTCCTACCAATACTATAGTTGCGGACTATTGGAATTCTGCTTATAATCAGATTTATGCCGCCAATTCAATTATCAGCGGTTGCGAACACAGTTTGTCGCTGACGCAGGCCCAAAGAAACCAGCTGACCGGCGAAGCACTTTTTATTCGTTCTCTGGAGCATTTTTATTTATTGAACATTTTTGGAAGCGTACCGTATGTTTCGGGTACGGATTACAAAACAAATAGTAAAATTTCCAAAATGGATTCTGAACAGATGTATGGAAAAATTATCACTGATCTGGAAACTGCCGTAGATCTACTTCCTGAATCCTATATAGCCTCACCTCGCATTCGTCCAAATAAGTATGCTGCAAAGGCGCTTCTGTCCAGAATCTATCTCTTTAGCGGGAAATTTCCCGAAGCCTCAAATGCAGCATCAGCGGTGATAAATAACCAGAGCCTTTACGCCGTTGAAAATATAAACTCTACATTTCTCTTAAACTCTAAAGAAACATTATGGCAGCTTCATTCCGGCACAGCCGGCAAAAACACCGCTGACGGCGCCTATTTTATATTTACCGCCGGCCCACCGCAGTTTGTCTGGATGAGCAGCAGTCTGTACAATTCATTTACGGACGGCGACCTTCGCCGAACGTATTGGACAAAAGAAGTTAAGGATGCTTCGGGAACCTGGCACCATCCTTATAAATATAAAGAAAATTTTGATACATCAGTTTCAAAGGAATACACAGTCGTGCTTCGGCTTTCCGAACAGTTTTTAGTACGATCTGAAGCAAGGGTTATGCAGGGAGATCTTATCGGAGCCAAAGAGGACCTGAACAAAATCAGAAAAAGAGCAGGCCTGCCAGATACCCAGGCACAGACACAGAGCGAAATACTCGATGCCGTTCTTGAAGAAAGAAAACATGAACTTTTCACAGAGTACGGCCACCGTTTTTTTGACCTCAAAAGAAATGGAAAGCTTAACAGCGCTCTTGGAAATATAAAGGCCGGATGGAATGCCACCGACCAGTTTTTTCCAATTCCCGAGGCAGAAATTAATGCAAATCCTAATCTAAAACCGCAGAATCCGGGATACTAA
- the mobC gene encoding conjugal transfer protein MobC — MQTGENEQALRKILDMTRLMGIAVLLIHFYYYCFDSFRHWNLAPDFACSILENIYRTGLLDSFHKSKIFALGLLVISLMGARGRKDEKLHFRTAFYYISTGLLLYFGSYLAVLIFLDPEVCSVLYISLCSLGYLMTLSGGTLLSRIIRRKLGSADIFNKENETFPQEERLIENEYSVNLPARYHLKDKVRSSWINIINPFRGILVPGTPGSGKSYFVIRHIITQHIAKGFSMFIYDFKFDDLTVIAYNAWLKFRHLYAVEPKFYIINFDDLSRTHRCNPLDPAAMTDITDAAESARTILMGLNREWIKKQGDFFVESPINFLTAVIWYLRKYNDGEFCTLPHVIEMIQTDYESLFTLLRTEKEIEVLINPFVSAFQNEAVDQLEGQIASAKISLAKLSSPQLYYVLSGSDFTLDINNPSDPKIVSMGNNPQKIQTYGAVLSLFVSRLIKQVNQKGKLKSSLVFDEFPTIYLNNIDSLIATARSNRVSTCLGIQDFSQLRKDYGREQADVIINIVGNIVSGQVNGDTAKQLSERFGKIMQDRESLSINSSDTSISRSRQLESAVPPSKISSLSSGEFVGMTADNPDCRIELKTFHCEIINDHEKIKKETDNYKEIPIIRTIDNVIIQKNYLQIKIEIQEIIHSEMERIIKSPALSSLVLKKEK, encoded by the coding sequence ATGCAGACGGGAGAAAATGAACAGGCGCTTAGAAAAATTTTAGATATGACAAGACTGATGGGCATCGCAGTGCTGCTCATCCATTTTTATTATTATTGCTTCGATTCCTTCAGGCATTGGAATCTCGCTCCGGATTTTGCCTGCAGCATACTGGAGAATATTTATCGTACGGGACTTCTGGACAGCTTCCATAAATCAAAGATTTTTGCACTTGGACTGTTGGTTATTTCCCTTATGGGTGCCAGAGGAAGAAAAGATGAAAAACTCCATTTTAGAACTGCTTTTTATTATATCTCAACGGGCCTCCTGCTTTACTTTGGATCCTATCTGGCTGTTCTAATCTTTTTGGATCCTGAGGTCTGCTCCGTACTATATATCTCACTGTGTTCTTTGGGCTATCTGATGACACTTTCCGGGGGCACCCTGCTCTCCCGCATTATCCGCAGAAAGCTGGGTTCAGCAGATATTTTTAATAAGGAAAACGAAACTTTCCCTCAGGAGGAAAGGCTTATTGAAAACGAATATTCCGTTAACCTTCCTGCACGCTATCACCTCAAAGACAAAGTGCGCAGCAGCTGGATTAACATTATAAATCCCTTCCGAGGCATTCTGGTTCCAGGCACGCCGGGTTCGGGGAAATCATACTTTGTAATCCGCCATATAATTACCCAGCATATTGCCAAAGGCTTTTCCATGTTCATCTATGATTTTAAGTTCGACGACCTAACCGTTATCGCTTATAATGCCTGGCTGAAATTCCGGCATCTTTATGCCGTGGAGCCCAAATTTTATATTATAAATTTTGACGACCTCTCCAGAACCCATCGTTGTAATCCTCTTGATCCTGCGGCAATGACAGACATTACCGATGCAGCCGAATCTGCGCGCACAATCCTTATGGGACTCAATCGGGAGTGGATTAAAAAACAGGGCGATTTCTTTGTGGAATCCCCTATAAATTTCCTGACCGCCGTCATCTGGTACCTTCGAAAATACAACGATGGCGAGTTCTGCACTCTGCCCCATGTAATTGAAATGATCCAGACAGATTACGAAAGTCTTTTCACGCTTTTGAGAACTGAAAAAGAGATCGAAGTACTTATCAATCCCTTTGTCAGTGCGTTCCAGAATGAGGCAGTCGACCAGCTGGAGGGTCAGATCGCTTCGGCTAAAATCTCACTGGCGAAACTCTCCTCCCCTCAGCTTTATTATGTGCTGTCGGGCAGTGATTTTACCCTCGATATTAATAATCCATCGGATCCGAAAATCGTTTCAATGGGAAACAATCCGCAGAAAATACAGACTTACGGTGCCGTGCTTTCCCTTTTTGTCAGCCGTCTTATCAAACAGGTGAACCAGAAGGGAAAACTTAAAAGCAGTCTTGTTTTTGACGAGTTCCCCACTATCTATCTTAACAATATAGACAGTCTGATTGCAACAGCAAGAAGCAACAGAGTAAGCACCTGTCTGGGGATTCAGGACTTCAGCCAGCTTCGTAAAGACTACGGCCGCGAGCAGGCTGACGTGATCATTAACATAGTGGGAAATATCGTCTCAGGACAAGTCAACGGGGATACGGCAAAACAGCTCTCAGAGCGTTTCGGAAAAATAATGCAGGACAGGGAAAGCCTCTCCATAAACAGCAGCGACACCTCCATCAGCCGTTCGCGACAGCTGGAATCCGCAGTGCCGCCTTCGAAGATTTCTTCACTGAGTTCGGGAGAATTTGTAGGGATGACAGCCGATAACCCGGACTGCAGAATTGAGCTTAAAACCTTTCACTGCGAAATTATCAACGACCACGAAAAAATTAAAAAAGAAACAGATAATTACAAAGAAATTCCGATCATACGGACAATTGATAATGTTATCATCCAGAAAAATTATCTGCAGATAAAAATTGAGATTCAGGAAATAATCCACAGCGAAATGGAACGGATAATCAAAAGCCCGGCACTTTCATCGCTGGTTCTCAAAAAGGAAAAATAA
- a CDS encoding DUF6520 family protein has translation MKKLFLKNMMPAAVIALALGGAFATTSMQSAPKEEAFKWGYYPNATAGCSNVRIACDDTPTPNLCRVDDNSPIAYDLDTNCVQPLYKQNP, from the coding sequence ATGAAAAAGTTATTTTTGAAAAACATGATGCCTGCAGCTGTTATTGCTTTGGCATTGGGAGGAGCTTTTGCTACAACATCCATGCAGAGTGCTCCAAAAGAAGAAGCCTTCAAATGGGGATACTATCCTAATGCAACCGCAGGATGCAGCAATGTAAGAATCGCATGTGATGACACGCCTACTCCAAATCTTTGCCGTGTAGACGACAACAGTCCTATCGCATACGATTTGGACACAAACTGCGTGCAGCCACTGTACAAACAAAATCCGTAA